A window of Streptosporangiales bacterium genomic DNA:
GCAGTCGCCGTGCTCGTCGGGCTGGCGATCGGGGGCGGCCTGATCGTCGCGATGACCGCGCGCCGCCGCAGGGAGAACCGCTAGCGCCGGTACGTACCGTCCGTCGAAGAGTTCGCCGGCAACGCTTCAGCTGGTGACAAGTCGCGGATACGGTCCCGGTCCATCAGCCGCCAGGCCGGCTGCACGAACGGCAGCACCGTCGCAAGCAGGTACGCGCCGCCGATGGCGAGCAGCGCCGTGGTGAGGCCAAGCGTGGACACCAGCCAGCCGGCAACCAGCCCGCCGACGGGGATGCCGGCCCACGCCAGCGCGCCGACGGCGCCGAGCACGCGGGCGCGCAGGTGCTCGGGGATCCGCTCGAACTCCGCCGCGCCGAGCAACGGGGTGATCGCGCCCGCGGTGAACCCGCTCACCGCGGAGATCACGAGCACCGCAGGCAACCCGTCGGTGGCGGCGAGCACGAAGTACGACGGCGAACCGGCGACCAGGAAGCAACAGGCGTAGGTGATCCGGCGCGGTAGCCGATGTGCCACCGCGCTGAACAGCGCGTTGCCGAGCACCGCGCCGACGCCGAACGCCCCGCCGATCAGCCCGACACCGGTCGCCGACCCCACGGCGTCCTTCACCCAGACCGGGATGAACACGGCCATCCGCGCCTGGTCGAACAGGTTCGTGGCGAGCACCATCAGCGCGATGGCCCGCAGCAGCGGGTCGCGCACGGTGTACGCCAGACCGGCGCGCAGGTCGTGCAGGTAGCCGCGTACGCGCGCCGGCCGTGCCGCGTCAGCGTCCCCAGCCGGGCGGCGGCGGACGAACCACTGCACCAGCACGGCCGCGACGACGAAGCTGGCCGCGTCCATGTACAGGGCGTTGACCGCACCGACGGTGGCGGC
This region includes:
- a CDS encoding MFS transporter, producing MPVRRRAGLAGLLPVAGISATGSKVSVVAIPWLVLVTTGSAVQTGLVVFAEMLPFVVLQAFAAPFVDRFGGRRVSVLCDAASAAILVAVPLLYSTDRLPFWGLCVLVAVLGAFRGPGENAKHVLVPETVVEARVPMERGAGLLDGVSRVGSLVGTPLGGVLAATVGAVNALYMDAASFVVAAVLVQWFVRRRPAGDADAARPARVRGYLHDLRAGLAYTVRDPLLRAIALMVLATNLFDQARMAVFIPVWVKDAVGSATGVGLIGGAFGVGAVLGNALFSAVAHRLPRRITYACCFLVAGSPSYFVLAATDGLPAVLVISAVSGFTAGAITPLLGAAEFERIPEHLRARVLGAVGALAWAGIPVGGLVAGWLVSTLGLTTALLAIGGAYLLATVLPFVQPAWRLMDRDRIRDLSPAEALPANSSTDGTYRR